The following are encoded in a window of Anoplopoma fimbria isolate UVic2021 breed Golden Eagle Sablefish chromosome 3, Afim_UVic_2022, whole genome shotgun sequence genomic DNA:
- the LOC129089028 gene encoding immunoglobulin lambda-1 light chain-like codes for MLFLPAAALCCLCSALVAMAAELIQDDLTLTRRVGGKVSFSCRGTDQCGLDYVLWYQKRDSETFTLILYIDKSDGYIGKGYDHPQEDDFSAVNKQNGYELEIKNVKLTHSASYYCSCYKSGYGYWIFGSGTKLYVTDEQVVKPVVSVYPAASRAHLEGKSSLLCLASAMFPPLVQFSWKRGKENGPLEELPPAEREQLELRESGRTAAILLIHQQENSRYRYHCYVHHEGGTVEAPPPPTAPPSATPSTPSPPPPTAPPSATPSTPSPPPPSAPPSPPPAASVPSQYQVKLLCLLYTVLIVKSLVYCCGLSLLMILTNKGPSTNCTHAD; via the exons ATGCTTTTcctcccagctgctgctctgtgctgtCTGTGTTCAG cgctggttgccatggcagcagaGCTGATCCAGGATGATTTAACATTGACCAGGAGAGTTGGTGGGAAAGTCTCCTTCAGCTGTCGAGGCACTGACCAGTGTGGCCTTGATTATGTACTCTGGTACCAGAAGAGAGACTCAGAAACATTCACACTGATTCTTTATATTGATAAGAGTGATGGTTACATAGGTAAAGGTTACGATCATCCTCAGGAAGATGATTTCTCAGCTGTGAATAAACAGAACGGCTATGAGTTGGAGATCAAGAACGTTAAACTCACTCATTCAGCCTCTTACTACTGCTCCTGTTATAAATCTG GATATGGCTACTGGATCTTTGGCTCTGGAACTAAACTGTATGTAACAG ATGAGCAGGTAGTGAAGCCCGTGGTGAGCGTGTACCCAGCAGCATCCAGAGCCCACCTGGAGGGGAAGAGCTCCCTGCTGTGTCTGGCCTCAGccatgtttcctcctctggtCCAGTTCTCCtggaaaagaggaaaggagaacgGTCCTCTGGAGGAGCTGCCCCCTgctgagagagagcagctggagCTCAGAGAGTCGGGACGCACCGCCGCCATCTTGCTGATCCATCAGCAGGAGAACAGCAGGTATAGATACCACTGCTACGTCCATCACGAGGGGGGCACAGTGGAGGCACCACCTCCACCAACAGCTCCACCATCAGCTACACCGTCAACTCCATCACCACCTCCACCAACAGCTCCACCATCAGCTACACCGTCAACTccatcaccacctcctccatcagctcctccatcacctcctccagcagcttctgTCCCGTCTCAGTACCAAGTGAAGCTGCTCTGCCTGCTGTACACGGTGCTGATAGTGAAGAGTCTGGTGTACTGCTGTGGACTCTCTCTGCTGATGATCCTCACAAACAAGGGACCGTCCACCAACTGCACACATGCTGACTGA